The Vespula vulgaris chromosome 17, iyVesVulg1.1, whole genome shotgun sequence genome includes a window with the following:
- the LOC127070036 gene encoding leucine-rich repeat-containing protein 57-like translates to MGNFGLQQHYETAKKTGALRLSQKKLDEFPSNLRTLAHLLRNLDISENKFTRLPDEIGEFTLLKQINLSRNRLTTLPEIIGLLLKLECFNASSNYIERIPHSFSKLSHLKQVNLSDNRITEFPLMFCDLKHLDILDLSKNKLTIIPDAAFLLSVTELNLNQNQISIISDRIAECSRLKTLRLEENCLQLNAIPTRILKESKISMLALTGNLFEMKQFADVEGYDDYMERYTAVKKKMF, encoded by the coding sequence ATGGGTAATTTTGGATTGCAACAACATTACGAGACTGCCAAGAAGACGGGAGCACTGAGATTGTCTCAAAAGAAACTGGACGAATTTCCATCGAATCTACGTACATTGGCACATCTTCTACGTAATTTGGATATCTCTGAGAATAAATTTACTAGATTACCCGACGAGATTGGCGAGTTTACCTTGTTGAAACAGATCAATTTGAGTCGTAACAGGCTTACGACGTTACCAGAGATTATCggtcttttattaaaattagaatGTTTCAATGCCAGTTCGAATTACATCGAAAGGATACCACATTCCTTTTCAAAATTATCCCATTTAAAACAAGTTAATCTTTCTGATAATCGCATTACCGAATTCCCTTTAATGTTTTGCGATTTGAAACATCTCGACATATTGGATCTGTCGAAGAATAAATTGACGATTATACCGGACGCTGCTTTCTTACTTTCAGTAACCGAATTAAAtcttaatcaaaatcaaatttctattatatcggACAGAATCGCCGAATGTTCGCGTCTGAAGACGTTACGcttagaagaaaattgtttacaATTGAATGCCATACCAACCAGAATATTGAAGGAATCTAAGATATCAATGTTAGCGTTAACAGGGAATCTCTTCGAGATGAAACAATTCGCTGACGTTGAAGGATACGATGATTATATGGAAAGATATACAgcggtgaaaaaaaaaatgttttga